From a region of the Bradyrhizobium diazoefficiens genome:
- a CDS encoding molybdopterin-dependent oxidoreductase translates to MFDRRDLLKGASLTALAATLNSSKALALDTVTLPFANGERPLVKFPQKRPMIGLTSRPPQLETPFAIFNGGPITPNNAFFVRYHLSDLPYSLDPDKFTLEVKGKVDKPLKLSLKDIRKMKATEIVAVNQCSGNSRGFFEPRVAGGQLANGAMGNARWRGVPLKALLDMAGVQAGAKQVTFNGMDGPVSDKTPDFVKALDIDHATDGEVMLAYGMNGEDLPFLNGFPLRLVVPGYYGTYWVKHLNEIAVIDNVYDGFWMKSAYRIPDTPNNAVEPGTAPKATIPINRFTIRSFITSVADGAKLKAGATTLRGIAFDGGKGIKEVVVSTDGGKTWTNAKLGKDLGKYSFREWKLPVKLAAGSHELKVRATGNGGETQPDTPRWNPAGYLRNVVETVRVTVA, encoded by the coding sequence ATGTTCGACCGACGCGACCTGCTCAAAGGGGCGAGCTTGACCGCACTTGCGGCCACACTGAATTCCAGCAAGGCGCTGGCCCTCGACACCGTCACCCTGCCCTTCGCCAATGGCGAACGGCCGCTGGTGAAATTTCCGCAGAAGCGGCCGATGATCGGCCTGACCAGCCGACCGCCGCAGCTCGAGACGCCATTTGCGATCTTCAACGGCGGCCCGATCACGCCCAACAACGCGTTCTTCGTGCGCTATCACCTCTCGGATCTGCCTTACAGCCTGGACCCCGACAAGTTCACGCTGGAGGTCAAGGGCAAGGTCGACAAGCCGCTCAAGCTGTCGCTGAAGGACATCAGGAAGATGAAGGCGACGGAGATCGTCGCCGTCAACCAGTGTTCCGGCAACAGCCGCGGCTTCTTCGAGCCGCGCGTGGCCGGCGGCCAGCTCGCCAACGGCGCCATGGGCAATGCGCGCTGGCGCGGCGTGCCGCTGAAGGCCCTGCTCGACATGGCCGGCGTGCAGGCTGGCGCCAAACAAGTCACGTTTAACGGCATGGACGGGCCGGTCAGCGACAAGACGCCTGACTTCGTCAAGGCGCTCGACATCGATCACGCCACCGACGGCGAGGTGATGCTGGCCTATGGCATGAACGGCGAGGACCTGCCGTTCCTCAACGGCTTTCCGCTGCGCCTGGTCGTGCCGGGCTATTACGGCACCTATTGGGTCAAGCACCTCAACGAGATCGCCGTCATCGACAACGTCTATGACGGCTTCTGGATGAAGTCGGCCTATCGCATTCCCGATACGCCGAACAATGCGGTCGAGCCCGGCACTGCGCCGAAGGCGACGATCCCGATCAACCGCTTCACCATCCGCTCCTTCATCACCAGCGTCGCTGATGGCGCCAAGCTCAAGGCAGGGGCTACGACACTGCGCGGCATCGCCTTCGACGGCGGCAAGGGCATCAAGGAGGTCGTGGTCTCCACCGACGGCGGCAAGACCTGGACCAACGCAAAACTCGGCAAGGATCTGGGAAAATACTCATTCCGCGAATGGAAGCTGCCGGTGAAGCTTGCGGCAGGGAGCCACGAGCTCAAGGTGCGCGCCACCGGCAATGGCGGCGAGACGCAGCCGGACACGCCGCGCTGGAACCCGGCGGGTTATCTGCGCAACGTCGTCGAAACCGTCCGCGTGACCGTGGCCTGA